TCTCCATCTGAACAGGAGCTGTATGAGAAGAGTCTGGTGCGGGTGGAGGATGGCAGCCTGCCAGCAGATCTGCTTGAGATTAAAACCTTCCTCACCGTCCCTCAGGTGATAAAGATTCTTTCCAAACGTCATTTTTCAATCCTCTGTTACATTTTACTGCAAACTAATGTTTGTCTTCTTCTCAGAACTTAGTAAAGGTCATGACGATTTGTCCTAAGCATGATCTGGTAGGAGCTCCgcacatttcctttttatttcactgtATGTGTGCCATTTgtggtctttgtttttttgaccAGTATTTGTTGTCTGACCTCAGAGGACTAAAGGACTGAAGGTGTTCCAGCTCAGCATCGATAAGTTCAGCGCTGAGGCCAAGTACAGATTTTTCCAGTAAGCTCCACATTGCCAGCGTAGAGACGGCAGAAGGCTCGTCCTGTCCCGCCTCCTAACGGAGTCTGTGTTACTGTCTCAGATACATCCTCAGGACAAGCAACCACTCAGGAGTGGAAGGCTACACCATTAAAAACATCAAGAATCAGGTCGACGCTGCTCTGCAGGTAGCGCTCTCTGGTTCTGCAGTTTGTGCTGGTTTCCAGCAGGATTGTGTGCAGCGGCTAGAAACCTAGCGTTGGCTCTCCTTCTGTCTTCAGCCAGGTAACAGTAACGTCTGGTTTGAGGGGGCTCACCTGCTGCCTCTGCTGCGGAAGGTATTCAGTCTTCCTGACGGACCAGAGACGGACCTCCTGCAGTACCTGGACAGGTACGCCTGCGCCTCTTTCAAATCTAGCtcgccatcaccctaatctttagcttcctccacagagtctcAGAGATACTGTTGtctgttttgcacatttttttttctccaccagAGTCATGGAGTCTCTGAACCTGCTGCGCTACCTCGTCATCAGAGACAAAGTAACAGAGAACCAGGTGAGTGCAGATTGCAGTCTAGCATCAGCAGTGGAGCCCGGCAATGACCTGGGCTGAAGGAGACGGCCCGGTTCTGCCGAAAACACAGAAAGAGAACGAACATTTTGGTTTCTCTCTCAATCCGCATGTTTCATGGTGTGACAGGTCATTATAACTGGTGCTTTTCGTCTTGCAGACGGGCATCTGGACAGAGCTGTATAAAATAGAGGATACCTTCATGAAGCCACTGCGCGTTGGGCTCAACATGTCGAGAGCCCACTATGAGAGGGAGCTGCAGGACACCATGGAGAGCAAAAGGAAGAAAGCCAAAGGTCAGGACCACCAAAACATGCCGGCCCAGCCTGCTGGAGGCAGCTTGCTTTACTAACGGCGTGTTTTCCCACAGAGGAGTCCGTTCTGTCTGTGTCGGTGGGCGGGGAGAGGCTGCCAAAAATGACGTCAGAGTCTCAGATTCAGGTCAGTTCATCGCTTTCAACCGTCACAAGCAGCAGAATGACGTGTGACTGAATCAATGTGAACGGCTCCTTTTCAGGCTCTCCACTCGGCGCTGCACACGTTTGACATGATCGAGAGCGTGTTGGTGCGGATAGAGGAACTGATCGAGGTGAAGGACGGCCTGGAGTCTGCAGGAGAGCCTCACCCCCTCAGGGCCTAGCAGACTAAAGgctgtggtttatttctccCATATGTAAATGCATCGTTTCAGTCATGTAACTGTTGTTTCTCCTCCCTATGAGATTTGTAGCATTCAGTAAAGATTTTCTACAGTGAAATTGTCACTCTTTACTTTGTTTATATTCTAATGAAGCTGTAACTCATGATGGCatcattggtaaaaaaaatatatttttatacgCAATATTTAAAAAACCCACGAACAAAGAGGTTTGATATGTCTGCAGCTTTAATATGCAATAATTTACCATTTTTATACATTCACCAGCACTGATGTTTACTTAAACTCATTGTTGGTACGTCATTATTATTTTGGGACTTTTACGGATGTATTTGAACTCTTCATCTGAGGTGAAATAATTATACAACCAACAGTTTCAgaggttttttaaaaacatcacatGCAGGTATTTGAATTTATCGTATTCGTCTAATCCGTACCAGATCAAATTAATCTCCAGACTCAAATGCagttatgtgaaaaaaaatgggaCACCCTATGAAagcctgtttatttatttttataattataCATATGGATATTCtaatataaatgtaattaacTGAAACCTGACTGGTAATGAGAAAtctaaacattaaaatgtaatgcAGCTTCTGGTGAGAATTGAACAAGGACAACCTGAGTATTCTCACTTTAATTGGCTAAAATGACTCACCGATGTATAACAACAGCTCCACGTGATAAAAACTTCACCAGTTTTAAAGGTTTGCCCCGTTTGTACCTCAGACGTTTTAGTTTGGTGCTTCTGACTTCAAGTGAGACTGAACACCTTGAGTTTCAAAGAGATCCCTTAGGACTTCAGAAAGTAGACAATAGCAGTCTCTGAGTCTGGTAAGAGATTTAAAGAGGTGCCAAAAGAATTAGAAACCAGCCATTCCACTGCATGAAAAATAGTTTGAGTGGGAGGAGCTCTCTGAGAAAAAGATCAAGCAGGATTAAAGTTTGCCTGAGAGAACGTAGACACATTAATAATGTTCTTTATGCCCCCTGTGAAGCATGGAGCTGGAGGTGAACCGCTTTTGGGCAAACgttgctgcagcagaaccaaacGAGCTCACCATCACAGAACCCACCATCGATTCTATGGTGCATCAGAGGCTGTTTAAGGAAAATGTGAGTCCGTCTGTAAGAAATTAATGATGTAGCAGAGCTGGAACCTGTAACAAGACCATCCAACGCTACCATTAAACCAACCAAGGACTGGTTGAGAATAAAAACCCTGGGCCCAGTCAAAGCTCAGATCATTGAGGTGATGAGGGCTGTGTGTATGACTGATGTCAGGACTGGCAGACGGCTCCATCTACGGCTACCAAGCTGTGGCAGCAGGTTAGAAGCTGAAGGAGGTTCCTTCAGGTTGAAAAGAACAGGACTTGCAGCGTTCTAAgagaacaatattttatttcaaaaaggagCCATTCTGTATCGTTTTCAATGTCAATAAATATAAGTCCACAAAAGCAGCTCACAGTAACACGTCTTCAAATTAAAAGccctttttaaatttcatttacattttcagaaCGTGTCACAGCATCTTGAACacaagtaaacaaagttgatatAAAAGTTTTGCAAACATCTGGAAGGTCTACGTCATGCCCTGACTGATCTGCAGCACCTGGAAGGCAAACTTACTTTATTTCTGTCAACATTTCATTCATATCTGCCACCATGCAGATACCTTCTTTACTTCTATATAACACTTAGCTGCTAAATAATCATATGAACTACTTATAGATTATAAATCCCTGTCTGGAGAGCAGAATGGCGGCGTCACAAACCCTTAAAGAGCGGGTGCTGCAGAGCTTCAGCGGCTGTGATCCTAGTAGAAGGGTTCAGGTCCAGTAGCTGGTCCAGCAGGTCGTAGGCCTCGTCAGGAACCGTGTCCCAGCCCTTCTCCTGATAACCGTCTGACAGGGAGCTATGATTGGCTGGGCCTTTGAGGCTAGCTGAACAGTCTAGGTGTTCAGGAGGAGTGTCGCTGCCTTCTTTGTGTTTCCTGAGGCGTTGCTTTGGTTTAGGACCACCGGGCCGATGTGTCGGCGTGTCATCCTGGGTCGTATTTTCATGGGTGGCAGTTCCAGCCTCTGGACCCCGGGCGTCGTCGTCTGCTGAAGACGTGCTTCCTCTAAGCGTCTCACAGAGCGTCCTCAGGTCCTGGCGAGGAAGCTCCCGACTGCACATCACTGCTTTTCCTGGTGGAACCAGTTTACGTCAGGACCCGTTTCTGTCAATGTTAAACCTGGAGTAGCTGTTTATAGATGAAACTGGTTCATACATACCAAACGTCTTTGCTGCCTGAATCGTCTCCCTGGAGCCTCTGATGGTCATGATCTGTGTGAGTGCAATCAGATCGTCGCTGGCTTTGAAGAAAGGGTAACGGCCACTGAGGAGCGAGAGCAGGACCACGCCGGCGGACCACACGTCTATGGCTGCGGTGTGAGATATGGTGACAGAGGAACAGCGACCATTAGTGAAAAAAATCAGCCTCCCTGGCCTGTTGAAAtctgacagtgggaagaaaaacccaCCATGCCTAAACCTAGGACACAGTCTTGCAGTATTCACACCAAAAACTTATTATATTTCTTATATTACAGCCAAAAACTGTCtttcattgggatttttatggagaaataaatcaattaaatatttccctttatagtcccagaGAGGGGAAATGTGTGTCTGCATTGAAcccgtccctcagggagcagtgtgctgccaccCTGAGACGCGCACCGGGAGCAACCTGTGCTCAAGGAGCCAGTGGGCCAGATTGAGTTTTGAACCGGTGACCTTTACGGACTCTCCAAGACCCAAATGTCTGGCTCCCTAACCACTAAGCCACCTCACCCCTCCATGAAACCACACCACACCAATAAAGCTGAAACAATTAATcagattaatcatgattaattgAAATAATCGTCAACTAATTTAGTAGTCGAATCGATAACTGGAGTCTACAGATGATAAAATATGTCGTTTAATGAAAGAACAACCCACTCAGAGTTGTAATAAAGACAGGcctgtacaaaaaatatatacattttgcatttaagaTGAAAACCCTCCTCTGTAAATATTCTCTATCCAGAACTCCTCAAGTGGCTTAGTTTAAGATTCAAGGTTCAAGCTCTGTAAAAGGCtatttttgctgtttgattATTAATCCGTTAATCAAAAAACTATATTACACGGTTTACACAATTGGCAAAATAATAGTTGCAGTCCTAGTTACATTGTCTTTTCTGTCTAATCTACCTATCCTTGCTTGGCAACACAGTAGACAGACATATAGACATAGACCTCATACATTAAATTACCATGTTGTCagcattaaaattatttattttacatgtttcatAGTTCAAGACACTTTAAGGTATGTTAATGAAGAGTATCTCTGTTTAGATTAATcgtttaatcaaaaaaaaattatcaacatATTAatcaattactaaaataatcaataGCTGCAGCCCTAGTTGCAAtgtgaagtaaaaggaaaatgatacattagtgtatttttttttcaaccaataTAAATCTGCAAAGACGTGTGCGGCTGAATTCTGAACCGAGTCGACACTTAATAGAACCACCTTTAGCTCCAGCAGCAGTTATATtgagaataaacacaaatgGACCCTATTAAACATTTAGGCGACTTCTGAATGCAGTTGGTTAccatggattttattttttgtgatgtCAAAGCATAGGGAGCTGAATATAaatgtccaaacattttcaggtttttgttCCTAAAATGATTTGAAAACTACACATCGTTGTCCTCCCACTTTCTCGCTGTACAACACTCTGTGTTGCTGTTTCCCATAAACTCCTGTTTCTCTTTGCAATCAAGTTCAGAAGTTATGAATCCTTCTGTGAAGCACTTTCACTAATGCAGCTTTAAATACCAACCTGGGCCTTggttgggacattttgtcagcaCTTCTGGAGCTCTAAAACCCGGAGTCCCCGCTCTGGGCGCTACCTGTGGCTTTCTGAagtcaaacacacaaaaagcatTAATTAGCAAATAGTTAACACAAACTACCGTTCAGTTTAATGTGAAGGGACCGCTCCTCATTTTGGCTTAGATTAACCCCATAATAGCCAAGCTTACGTGGCAGTCGCAGCCATTTTTATGTCTTAACCAAACATGAAGAGAGGAGCGTCTTCTCCCTGTTTTCTACCTGGCCAAGCAGACGTTGCAGACTCGGTCGGTGAGGTAGCAGCTGCATGTCAGGCCCTGCTGTATGGTCCTCTGTGCTTTCTGACTGCCGCTGGCCGTCCTGGCAGGCAGGAGGCCCTGATTGGCTGAAGGGCTTTTGTAGCTGGATGTACCCTCAGTTTTCTTGGCCTTTACCAACTTGCAACAGAACCACAACAACGTCATCAGCGAAATGATTAAGATGGAAAAATGTGTTCATTTATTCAAGGAAAGAGAACAAGCACGAATGTCTAGCTTGTTAACATGAATAAAACTACGTGCCGTGTAAGTTTAACGGCTCAAATTTAAGTACAGATTCTCTGACTTTACTTCCTAAGCTTTCCTCCGCTCTTTCAAAAACCTACTTGGACTTCATACCTCAGTCTTAAGTGCAGCTTGTTTACAGGTAGGGGGCGCTGGTGTGCAGCTGTTCAGATTCCTCTCTCCAAACACCGGCCGAGGAACTTTGCGCAGACCTGCCAGGTCCTAAAACAAACATGGCAAAGCCAAAACTTGAGTGTGTGGGGAAGAACCCTAACAGGATATAATCTAACACACcgacacagaaaacacaacccTCTTTACTTGTGAATACTGCAGAACCCTGTTGTTACTAGACAGGAACTACAAATAATAGAACGGCTCAGTGAAGACAccttggtgagttttgttcgAGAgtaggaggtggaggtggaccGAGACTTTTTAACCAGTGCTTTCCCGGCGGCCGAGGGGGACGAGGTGACGCAGGAAGTGGAGGgcgaggaggaagaagaaggcACTGATTGCTGTGGAGGTAGTGAGGTTGGAGCTGTGCCGGTGATACTGAGAGGGGCTTTAGGAGgtgctttgtttctttgtgcagcttcctgtttccctgaaGGCCCTCCACCCTTCTGCGTTGGCTTCTGTCTCACCACTTTCAGCAGCTCAATCTGGGTGTCGGCGGTGCCCTGGGCCAAGCCAAAGTCCACTAGCGCATACCTACAAATGCACAAACAGTAAAGCCGGCTAATAAGAGTTTACCTTGTAAATATTCTACCAGCTACACTAAAATCAGGACCTGCATATAAATAATCAGTGAAGGAAACCTTTTAATCACCCAGCAGGGCGTTAACTGCAACTTTACGGTCGCCTCATGGCTGAAGGAAATACTTAAAGTTGTAATTGTAGTTTAATTAACAGGGAGATCaaactagttttttttctaaaataactcAGACCACAGCAGAAATGTGTTAGAACAACATCCACAGATCAGAACGCCGTGAGAGGGGCTGGAAACACTCACTTTTTCTGCTTCCTGTTGTAGAGGAAGTTGTTTGGTTTAATGTCCCGATGAATGATCCCAAACTGGTGGATGTGTTTCAGAGCCTTCAGCAGGTGGTAGATGTACAGGCGGACCTCCTCAAAGCTCAGGGAGCCGATGATGTCCTGATGGGCACGTTAGTTTCATTACAACAGCTGACAACTCCATCAATGCAGCAAGAACACTCAGCAAGATTTCAGCAACTTTAAGactttatgtaaatattttcaaGACAAATATAATTTAGATGTAAGACCTAAATGGTAAGAAGTAAGAAGTATTAAACAGAGTTTTTAATGTCGTGatacaatgtgtgtgtgtgtgtgtacttgtacttgcagctgagtgagaatattttcttttgtattttaccaccaaagtggagactttgatgtaaagtgagaaaAATTTTTTTGGCCCTTACCCTTTTTCTAAGCTAGAGATAAAGTTTAAGACTACAGTGCCAATGAGGTTTAGGATTAGGTATGTACTGTTAATGGTTAGGCTTGAGATCAGGGTAAGGCCATAGAGAGGGTTCAAAATGAATGGGAGACAAGGCAAGGTGCTAAAACCACCATCAAAGCCAGAACTTAAATGAAAACCTTCTCATGATGAAGCAGCTGGGGGTGGACAACACAAGAATGCTGATTGTATTGCCTAACAAATAACAGGCTTATATATTCAGAGAGGTTTGGAAGAAAGTGCTGTACAAACCACAATAGCTTGATGCTCCATGTAGGGCATTACAATCACCACATGGTCCTCCTTCCTGAAGCAGTACGTCAGTCCCATCACGTTCTCCCTGCCACTGCAGGAACAACAGGAGGCAGTAGAAGTTTATCAAGACTGAACTGAAAAGTGtctgccacaaaaaaaacacagctgtctACGATATGCTATATTCATTAAGGTTATggtgaaagaaaacattttagggAAGTAAGCTGAGCCAGACCCACCCTGCCACAGTCAGACACTGAAGTTCAGCAGCGATGCGTGTCGGATGGCTGGTTGGGATGAGGTGCTTCAACGCAAACATCTCCGTCCTCCCATCGCGCATCTGCGCCACGCCCAAGTACACTGAGCTGAATGTGCCTAAACCCAGACAGAAGTCTCTCTGAAGGTTGCAGCTTTTACTTTCATTCAACAATATGGATAAGTTTAACTCTAAATAAAACTCATTTTCAGCTAATAGTATAGAAACCAACGTAGAGAAAGTAAAGCATGTACCTTCTCCAATTTTGTCTGTGATGCGAAACACCTTGGCAAGCTGAGGGACTGCTTTGTACAGGATCTCTATGTCCAACTCCACATCTTCTGAAAGTGAAAAGGCAACAAACCTTTAGTATAACCATGTAACTAACATACCATATAACTCATGGTGGTGGTATCTGCACCCCAGTACAGCATGCTCAGACCTCTACATTGGAGGAAATAAACAGCagctacaggaaaaaaaagagaagaggatGACGCAACACAGAAGACCAAACTCCTTGGGACAAGAATAATTTTACATCCCCCACAAacaactcttaaaaaaaaaaacttccataCTCTTTTTATGGACTCTGGTGGCATTAAAAAGTACCATTCTTATCGCTAAACTGCACAAAGTAACTGCATTTAACCACATCTTTGAATTTACTGATGCTCTTGTGGAACCAACAGTGGGGaaaattgtaaaattaaaataaaaaacgcaATTCATACAACACAGCCAGTTTATTTGGGTTTTCAGACATAATTCATTGGAATTTATCTTAGTGATATTAATCTAACGACTGACAATATATAAATGCCCACCCAATCCCTAAAGAGGAGGTGGCCTCAGATTTAGCCCCCTGCCCCCGCTCTCTGGCAGATTTCTTTATCTGCCAGGCAAAGACATCTGCGAGAAATGGTAAATCATAAAACAAATAcgtcattataaataaaacaaataaaagaagaaaaaaaatactaaataatgtATGCAAGATCTTCTTGGATATTGTTAAGGAGTAATCCACCTGGATAAACACCTGATCACACATCTAATGATAAAGTACGGCAGAGCTCCTCTCCTCTGCTTTGTAACAGTGTGAGAAcctctctgtctttctgcttAGCTGCGCCTTGGGAGAGAGACAGAAGTGGAGAGGTGGAGCCGTTTAGCTTTCACACGTCAGGCCCCAGACACTGAGGAAGCTTCCAGGGCTTCCCCGGTGTCTGAGCTGATGCCAAACCATACCGGCTATTTTTGTCCACCGAGTTAAAGTTTGAGATCTTTTATCTCATTAATACGAGAACAGGTTAATACAACTGATGTTTAACCTCAGCGAAAGGATTTTTAATGGTTTGCTTTTCGGGCTTCATCACCGGCTGAACCAGGGGAGCGAGAGCTTCAGACGTTTCCCCAGATAAAGCCTCTGCAGAGCGGCCAGAACACCGCTGTTTTGCCCGTGGGACAGTGGTATTATTTTTATGGCTTTGATAGCGTGTTTATGGAGGCAGCGTGCTGATCTGTCAGCAGAGGGAGCATTATGCTTGGCCGACTTAGAGCTCCTTTCTGCAGGATTAGATTGGATTCatggacacttcagagacaaaacttaacagctttcagtgtgaaatAAGAGAAAGCCTCGATAAATCCACGGACCTGATGCCACAGTTTACAGGACTTATCTAAGCTATTTTTTGGACGCTTTAAAACTTTGCACTAACTCTAAAGCTTTTAAACTTAAAACCTTATATGTAAAATGTGAtttgtatattttgtatttgtacCTTGGGTGTATTACTGTTCTGTGGATGTATTATGTGCATCTGTAAATAAagcttattaaaataaaaataaaaacatgtttatagtAAACCACTCTGTCTTGAACAAGATTGCTGCACATAAAGgtcaatcattttaaaactgattaaCCATTAATTACAGTGTGCTCAaatttctgtgtattttacaGCACAGTTGTCAAAAGACTTACTtgaaatttttcttttcttcttagCTGTGTCCGATTTCAGAATGCATCCTTCTGAGCTGATGTCTTCAGAGCAGACAGGAGAAAACGCCATCTGGACACCAGAGACGGAAATAAACTTACTAAAAAACAATCAGGTTTAAATACGTTCATATCACATCAAATCACGCGATTACAAATTAAAACTACGTTAAATGGGGACCTGGATTCCCTAAACAAAGGAGCTGGTCAAAACTTCTGGTTTGACATTGCTACTATCGAACAAGCTAAGCCGCAGCATCTAGAGCAAAACACACATCTAGGAAAGGAAACTCACCGCTTCACTTGGTTGTTGGACGATGCAGCATCGAACAGAATGGGTTCATTAATCCATCACAGAGACATTAACTGTTTCTTTATCAAGtctaaaattaaatgtaaacgTTTCTTAGTACCGAAGGCGAGTAAAATgcttttgtttaactttgacaGAACTTTTTCCGCCAACAATAAACTACGCGCTTAAAGTGACGTACGATCTCGCGAGGAGTCAGCGTAAATCATGTGATATGCCAGACATTGACGCCTCATTACGTACTGGTGCGCATCCTGCAGCGCCgtcatcttggatgggtctctcctaatCAAGGCTGGCATAGGAGCCAACAGGAGTAaacgcagagggagcaactttaCATGTATTTTACTGCAAATTACGGTTACAATAACCGGCAATAACTACTGAAAATAGATCACACgatgcagatcaccattttgggctgagattggttctgaagatgtgTTTTTACTAGATGTgaacaatgcagaaacccaaccgaTGGACCATAATGTTAggtttattaatttgttatcgctgtatttcacaaattaaggcagaatcacattgccaaattAAGTACACAGTAACCTACCATTCAattctattcaattttatttatatagcgccaattcacaacacactttacagagtcaaattcaatcaaatcatacagattggtcaaaaagtttcctatctaagaaaacccagtagattgcatcaaatcttgacaagcagcattcactcttcatgagagagcgtagagccacagaggacagttgtctgcattgttgattgacatcctgatagtaaagaattccaatagtccagccttgaagtaacaaatgcattgacTAGTTTTTCAGGATCCCTCCTTGCCAAAAAATTCTAATTTTGGTAATATTCtgcaggtgaaaaaaggaaacttgtttaatatgggatttaaatgtcttggtcaaaaaataacaccaaagtTTTTTACTTTAGTACctgaggccaatttaatgccatccagattaagtgattaagaagtttatttttaaggactctgctccaaagatt
This genomic window from Fundulus heteroclitus isolate FHET01 chromosome 6, MU-UCD_Fhet_4.1, whole genome shotgun sequence contains:
- the cdc7 gene encoding cell division cycle 7-related protein kinase isoform X1, which translates into the protein MAFSPVCSEDISSEGCILKSDTAKKKRKISKDVELDIEILYKAVPQLAKVFRITDKIGEGTFSSVYLGVAQMRDGRTEMFALKHLIPTSHPTRIAAELQCLTVAGGRENVMGLTYCFRKEDHVVIVMPYMEHQAIVDIIGSLSFEEVRLYIYHLLKALKHIHQFGIIHRDIKPNNFLYNRKQKKYALVDFGLAQGTADTQIELLKVVRQKPTQKGGGPSGKQEAAQRNKAPPKAPLSITGTAPTSLPPQQSVPSSSSSPSTSCVTSSPSAAGKALVKKSRSTSTSYSRTKLTKDLAGLRKVPRPVFGERNLNSCTPAPPTCKQAALKTELVKAKKTEGTSSYKSPSANQGLLPARTASGSQKAQRTIQQGLTCSCYLTDRVCNVCLARKPQVAPRAGTPGFRAPEVLTKCPNQGPAIDVWSAGVVLLSLLSGRYPFFKASDDLIALTQIMTIRGSRETIQAAKTFGKAVMCSRELPRQDLRTLCETLRGSTSSADDDARGPEAGTATHENTTQDDTPTHRPGGPKPKQRLRKHKEGSDTPPEHLDCSASLKGPANHSSLSDGYQEKGWDTVPDEAYDLLDQLLDLNPSTRITAAEALQHPLFKGL
- the cdc7 gene encoding cell division cycle 7-related protein kinase isoform X2, yielding MAFSPVCSEDISSEGCILKSDTAKKKRKISNVELDIEILYKAVPQLAKVFRITDKIGEGTFSSVYLGVAQMRDGRTEMFALKHLIPTSHPTRIAAELQCLTVAGGRENVMGLTYCFRKEDHVVIVMPYMEHQAIVDIIGSLSFEEVRLYIYHLLKALKHIHQFGIIHRDIKPNNFLYNRKQKKYALVDFGLAQGTADTQIELLKVVRQKPTQKGGGPSGKQEAAQRNKAPPKAPLSITGTAPTSLPPQQSVPSSSSSPSTSCVTSSPSAAGKALVKKSRSTSTSYSRTKLTKDLAGLRKVPRPVFGERNLNSCTPAPPTCKQAALKTELVKAKKTEGTSSYKSPSANQGLLPARTASGSQKAQRTIQQGLTCSCYLTDRVCNVCLARKPQVAPRAGTPGFRAPEVLTKCPNQGPAIDVWSAGVVLLSLLSGRYPFFKASDDLIALTQIMTIRGSRETIQAAKTFGKAVMCSRELPRQDLRTLCETLRGSTSSADDDARGPEAGTATHENTTQDDTPTHRPGGPKPKQRLRKHKEGSDTPPEHLDCSASLKGPANHSSLSDGYQEKGWDTVPDEAYDLLDQLLDLNPSTRITAAEALQHPLFKGL
- the cdc7 gene encoding cell division cycle 7-related protein kinase isoform X3 is translated as MAFSPVCSEDISSEGCILKSDTAKKKRKISKDVELDIEILYKAVPQLAKVFRITDKIGEGTFSSVYLGVAQMRDGRTEMFALKHLIPTSHPTRIAAELQCLTVAGGRENVMGLTYCFRKEDHVVIVMPYMEHQAIVDIIGSLSFEEVRLYIYHLLKALKHIHQFGIIHRDIKPNNFLYNRKQKKYALVDFGLAQGTADTQIELLKVDLAGLRKVPRPVFGERNLNSCTPAPPTCKQAALKTELVKAKKTEGTSSYKSPSANQGLLPARTASGSQKAQRTIQQGLTCSCYLTDRVCNVCLARKPQVAPRAGTPGFRAPEVLTKCPNQGPAIDVWSAGVVLLSLLSGRYPFFKASDDLIALTQIMTIRGSRETIQAAKTFGKAVMCSRELPRQDLRTLCETLRGSTSSADDDARGPEAGTATHENTTQDDTPTHRPGGPKPKQRLRKHKEGSDTPPEHLDCSASLKGPANHSSLSDGYQEKGWDTVPDEAYDLLDQLLDLNPSTRITAAEALQHPLFKGL